A stretch of Rickettsia rickettsii DNA encodes these proteins:
- the capD gene encoding UDP-glucose 4-epimerase has protein sequence MFVDKTLMITGGTGSFGNAVLSRFLKSGIINDIKEIRIFSRDEKKQEDMRIALNNPKLKFYIGDVRNYKSIDEAMHGVNYVFHAAALKQVPTCEFYPMEAINTNVLGTENVLSAAINNKVTKVIVLSTDKAVYPINAMGLSKALMEKLAIAKARMRSPGETVLCVTRYGNVMASRGSVIPLFINQIKQGKELTITEPSMTRFLMSLVDSVDLVLYAFEHGNQGDIFVQKSPASTIEVLAKALQDIFNSKNEIRFIGTRHGEKHYESLVSSEEMAKADDLRDYYRIPMDGRDLNYAKYFVEGEKKVALLEDYTSHNTKRLNLEEVKELLLTLDYVQEELKNA, from the coding sequence ATGTTTGTAGATAAAACTTTAATGATTACAGGAGGCACCGGTTCGTTTGGTAATGCGGTGCTTTCTCGTTTTCTTAAATCCGGTATTATTAACGATATTAAGGAAATTCGTATTTTCAGTAGAGATGAAAAAAAGCAAGAGGATATGCGTATTGCTTTAAATAATCCGAAACTTAAATTCTATATCGGGGACGTACGCAATTATAAAAGTATTGATGAGGCAATGCATGGTGTAAATTATGTATTCCATGCCGCTGCTTTAAAGCAGGTTCCAACTTGTGAATTTTATCCTATGGAAGCAATAAATACTAACGTCTTAGGTACTGAAAATGTTTTAAGTGCTGCTATTAATAACAAAGTTACAAAAGTGATTGTACTAAGTACCGATAAGGCTGTATATCCAATTAATGCAATGGGATTATCTAAAGCATTAATGGAAAAGTTAGCCATAGCAAAAGCACGTATGCGTTCTCCAGGTGAGACTGTGCTGTGCGTTACTAGATACGGTAACGTTATGGCTTCTAGAGGTTCGGTCATTCCTCTTTTTATCAATCAAATAAAACAAGGTAAGGAATTAACCATCACAGAACCGTCAATGACACGTTTTTTAATGTCGCTTGTAGATTCGGTGGATTTAGTTTTATATGCGTTTGAGCATGGTAATCAGGGTGATATTTTCGTACAAAAATCTCCGGCAAGCACAATTGAAGTACTCGCAAAAGCGTTACAAGATATATTCAATAGTAAAAATGAAATACGTTTTATCGGTACACGTCACGGCGAAAAACATTACGAATCATTAGTATCATCAGAAGAAATGGCAAAAGCTGATGATTTAAGGGATTATTACCGTATTCCTATGGACGGGCGCGATCTTAATTATGCAAAATATTTTGTTGAAGGTGAAAAGAAAGTAGCACTTTTAGAGGATTACACTTCCCATAATACAAAACGTTTAAATTTAGAAGAAGTAAAAGAGTTATTACTGACTCTTGATTACGTACAAGAGGAGCTAAAAAATGCTTAA
- the wecB gene encoding non-hydrolyzing UDP-N-acetylglucosamine 2-epimerase, with translation MLKVMTIVGTRPELIKLCCVISEFDKYTHHILVHTGQNYAYELHQVFFDDMGIRKPDYFLEVAADNTAKSIGLIIEKVDAVLEKEKPDAVLFYGDTNSCLSAIAAKRRKIPIFHMEAGNRCFDQRVPEEINRKIIDHISDVNITLTEHARRYLIFEGLPPELIFKSGSHMPEVLDRFMSKILKSDILDKLSLTTKQYFLISSHREENVDVKNNLKELLSSLQTLIKEYNFPVIFSTHPRTKKRLEDLEEFKELGDKIRFLPAFGFTDYVKLQMNAFCILSDSGTITEEASILNLPALNIREAHERPEGMDAGTLIMSGFKAERVLQSVKAITEEHENNKRLQDIVPDYADAGLVSKKILRIVLSYVDYVNHTVWFKK, from the coding sequence ATGCTTAAGGTAATGACGATTGTTGGTACTCGTCCTGAACTTATTAAACTATGCTGCGTGATTTCTGAGTTTGATAAATATACTCATCACATCCTAGTTCACACCGGTCAAAATTATGCATATGAATTACATCAGGTGTTTTTTGATGATATGGGAATTAGAAAACCCGATTATTTCTTAGAAGTAGCAGCAGATAATACGGCAAAATCTATCGGGCTTATTATCGAAAAAGTTGATGCAGTACTTGAGAAAGAAAAGCCCGACGCCGTTTTATTTTACGGTGATACTAATTCATGTTTATCGGCAATTGCCGCTAAACGCCGTAAAATTCCAATTTTTCATATGGAAGCAGGAAATCGTTGTTTTGATCAGCGTGTACCTGAAGAAATAAACCGTAAAATCATTGATCATATTAGTGACGTTAACATTACGTTAACCGAGCATGCAAGACGTTATTTAATTTTTGAAGGTTTACCGCCTGAGCTTATTTTTAAATCAGGTTCACATATGCCTGAGGTCCTTGATCGCTTTATGTCTAAAATATTAAAGTCTGATATTTTAGATAAATTGTCACTTACCACAAAGCAATATTTCTTAATTAGCTCACATCGTGAGGAAAATGTTGATGTCAAAAATAATCTGAAAGAATTATTAAGTAGTTTACAAACGCTTATTAAAGAGTATAATTTTCCTGTAATCTTCTCAACACATCCAAGGACTAAAAAAAGGCTTGAGGATTTAGAGGAGTTTAAAGAACTTGGCGATAAAATAAGATTTTTGCCAGCCTTCGGGTTTACGGACTACGTTAAACTTCAGATGAATGCATTTTGTATTTTATCCGATAGCGGTACTATCACTGAAGAGGCATCTATACTTAATTTACCTGCTTTAAATATTCGAGAAGCACATGAACGTCCTGAAGGTATGGACGCCGGAACACTTATTATGTCGGGTTTTAAGGCTGAACGGGTACTACAATCGGTGAAAGCTATTACGGAAGAACACGAGAATAATAAACGCTTGCAAGATATCGTGCCGGATTATGCAGACGCAGGACTTGTATCAAAGAAAATATTACGTATAGTTTTAAGTTATGTGGATTATGTTAACCATACAGTATGGTTTAAAAAGTAA
- a CDS encoding dTDP-4-dehydrorhamnose reductase family protein: MKILILGVTGMLGNSIFRFLSSDKKFDIFATARNNSARSYFSKDLSDKLITNVNVENHDALVEVFNQTKPDIVINCIGLVKQLADANDPLKALPINSLLPHRLANLCKLANSRLIHISTDCVFSGKKGNYKESDFSDCYDLYGRSKFLGEVDYPHAITLRTSIIGHELAGNRSLINWFLSAEGSVKGFEKAIYSGFPTVELARIIRDFVLPNKELHGLYHVASKPINKLELLKLVAEIYNKDIDIIASDELVVDRSLDSTRFNEVTGYTPPEWRELVKRMCEFK, from the coding sequence ATGAAAATATTAATTTTAGGTGTTACCGGTATGCTAGGTAATAGCATATTCAGGTTTTTAAGTAGTGATAAAAAATTTGACATTTTTGCGACAGCCCGAAATAATTCAGCTCGTTCTTACTTTTCTAAGGATTTATCCGATAAATTAATTACAAATGTAAATGTTGAGAACCATGATGCGTTAGTTGAGGTATTTAATCAAACAAAACCCGATATAGTAATAAATTGTATAGGGCTTGTAAAACAATTGGCAGATGCTAATGACCCATTAAAAGCATTACCGATAAATAGTTTGTTGCCTCATAGGCTAGCTAATTTATGTAAACTAGCTAATTCAAGGTTAATCCATATTAGTACTGATTGTGTGTTTTCAGGAAAAAAAGGTAATTATAAGGAAAGCGATTTTTCTGACTGTTATGACCTTTACGGTCGTTCAAAATTTCTTGGTGAGGTAGATTATCCGCATGCTATCACATTGCGTACTTCCATTATAGGTCATGAGCTAGCAGGCAATAGAAGTTTAATCAATTGGTTTTTAAGTGCAGAAGGTTCAGTGAAAGGGTTTGAGAAAGCTATTTATTCAGGATTCCCGACAGTAGAGCTTGCAAGAATAATAAGGGATTTTGTGTTACCTAATAAAGAGTTGCACGGGCTTTATCATGTTGCCTCAAAACCGATTAATAAGTTAGAATTGTTAAAATTAGTAGCAGAAATATATAATAAAGACATCGATATTATTGCATCAGATGAGCTTGTAGTAGATCGCTCACTAGATAGCACTCGTTTTAATGAGGTGACGGGATATACGCCTCCTGAATGGCGTGAGCTTGTAAAGCGTATGTGTGAGTTTAAGTAA
- a CDS encoding phosphoethanolamine transferase has translation MLKTIQKHLDTKLIKLSAILAFIYCLFFNTAILIYKFDYYKATIFRGILELSKDFCYIYIFSFIAFFGLSVHRLVLKIGVGFLFITSAIASYYIYFFKINPTKQVIGSFFSTDLNEVYELTSIKLIIWIIFCLLTCFYTLKSFAAENSKSFVTKLLSTACLLIFVYNIITPSFKILKNYFPIQYLHNSYLNFAGNFGEKNYACIDISKQYNFIDKSDKDIIGVLVIGESARFDHFGINGYERDTTPYLKTTQNLISFKAKSSSNLTYLSVPSLLSRYPASQIENSRQENSFLSILTNLGFNTTWIGTQTLMRSFANFDLSNIYNDVNFTIVPGGSALFSLNDHDEKILPFIKEILTNSEKQFLVVHTSGSHWNYNARYPKEFEYFTPTCPIKVKGDASDCDKLALVNSYDNSILYTDFFLYNLIDLLKDKNAFLLYVSDHGESLGENGYYGHGGPLLAEQITVPLIVWVSDDFQAKYPKSVSSIKNYANTEISHDYVFHSILNCLNIESDIIDKDLSICKSS, from the coding sequence ATGCTAAAAACTATTCAGAAACATTTAGATACGAAATTAATTAAATTATCAGCGATTTTAGCCTTTATTTATTGTTTATTCTTTAATACCGCAATATTGATTTATAAATTTGATTATTATAAAGCAACAATCTTTAGAGGGATATTAGAGTTATCAAAAGATTTTTGCTATATTTATATCTTTTCTTTTATAGCATTTTTCGGTCTTAGCGTACATAGATTAGTGTTAAAAATCGGCGTGGGGTTTTTATTTATAACATCCGCTATTGCTAGTTATTACATTTATTTCTTCAAAATCAATCCTACTAAACAAGTAATAGGTAGTTTTTTTTCAACGGATTTAAACGAAGTTTATGAATTAACCAGCATTAAGTTAATAATATGGATAATTTTTTGCCTTTTGACCTGTTTTTATACTCTCAAATCTTTTGCCGCCGAAAATTCTAAATCATTCGTAACAAAACTATTATCTACCGCTTGCTTACTTATTTTTGTATATAATATTATTACTCCTTCATTTAAGATACTAAAAAATTATTTTCCCATTCAGTATTTACATAATAGCTACCTTAATTTTGCCGGAAATTTCGGTGAAAAAAATTATGCATGTATAGATATTAGCAAACAATATAACTTTATAGATAAGTCAGATAAAGATATTATCGGTGTTTTAGTTATAGGAGAATCAGCAAGATTTGATCATTTCGGTATTAACGGTTATGAAAGAGATACGACTCCTTACTTAAAGACTACTCAAAACCTAATTTCTTTCAAAGCTAAATCTTCTTCTAACCTTACCTATCTTTCCGTACCGTCGTTACTTTCACGTTATCCTGCAAGTCAAATTGAAAATAGTAGACAAGAGAACAGCTTTTTATCAATTTTAACAAATCTTGGCTTTAATACTACCTGGATCGGGACTCAAACTTTAATGAGGAGTTTTGCAAATTTTGACCTCAGTAATATATATAATGACGTTAATTTTACTATAGTACCGGGCGGCTCTGCCCTATTTTCTTTAAATGATCATGATGAAAAAATATTGCCTTTTATAAAAGAAATACTAACAAACTCAGAGAAACAATTTTTAGTAGTTCACACTTCCGGCAGCCATTGGAACTATAATGCGAGATATCCAAAAGAGTTTGAGTATTTTACTCCTACCTGTCCTATTAAGGTTAAGGGAGATGCAAGTGATTGCGATAAGCTTGCTTTAGTTAATAGCTATGATAACTCTATTTTATATACCGATTTTTTTTTATATAATTTAATAGATTTGCTTAAAGATAAAAATGCATTTTTATTATATGTATCTGATCACGGCGAGTCCCTCGGAGAAAATGGTTATTACGGTCACGGCGGTCCACTACTTGCAGAACAAATAACCGTACCTCTTATAGTTTGGGTATCAGATGATTTTCAAGCCAAATATCCTAAATCAGTATCTTCAATTAAAAATTATGCTAATACCGAAATTAGCCATGATTATGTATTTCATTCAATCCTTAACTGTTTAAATATAGAGTCCGACATAATAGATAAAGACTTAAGTATATGTAAATCTAGTTAA
- the ruvX gene encoding Holliday junction resolvase RuvX: MIIKNLQEFYRLLIPNAPLIAIDYGSKKLGIALSNQELSIAMPLNTITEINTKIVITVLLNIIEKYKVCGVIIGLPIDMSGAVTEQTNIVMKFAEELAKSINLPIYLQDERLTTKAANNLLKSFGVKRKDRNNNDDAVAASMILETVLDSIKNI; encoded by the coding sequence ATGATCATAAAAAATCTTCAAGAATTTTATCGGCTTTTAATACCAAATGCTCCGCTTATCGCTATTGATTACGGAAGCAAAAAATTAGGAATCGCATTATCTAATCAAGAACTTAGCATTGCTATGCCCTTAAATACTATAACCGAGATAAATACAAAAATTGTTATTACTGTCTTGCTTAATATCATCGAGAAATATAAAGTTTGCGGTGTTATAATAGGTCTACCGATTGATATGAGCGGAGCAGTAACGGAGCAAACAAATATAGTGATGAAATTTGCTGAAGAGCTAGCAAAATCTATAAACTTGCCTATATATTTACAAGATGAAAGATTAACTACCAAAGCTGCAAATAATTTGCTTAAATCGTTTGGAGTGAAAAGAAAAGACCGTAATAATAACGATGATGCAGTAGCTGCTAGTATGATTCTTGAAACCGTGCTTGATTCTATAAAAAATATTTAA
- a CDS encoding transcriptional regulator, with protein MGISQSKLARDIYVPVTRINNIIKHHSSIAADTALRLGKYFNINPRWEYARPI; from the coding sequence ATGGGGATTAGTCAAAGCAAACTTGCTCGTGATATTTATGTACCCGTTACTAGGATCAATAATATAATTAAGCATCATAGTTCAATTGCAGCTGATACAGCCCTTCGTTTGGGTAAGTATTTTAATATTAATCCTCGTTGGGAATATGCAAGACCAATATGA
- a CDS encoding glycosyltransferase family 2 protein, which produces MTNSKDKPLNIYHTLVSIIIPVYNGANYMKEAINSALAQTYKNIEIIVVNDGSKDNGETERVALSYGDKIRYFHKENGGCGSALNYGIKHMQGEYFSWLSHDDIYYPNKIEHQVEILNKLDNKDTIIYGGYELIDEKGNSLRYIKPDSVLPINKLNISLLPLLRGLIHGCSLLIPAKYFHEVGIFNEALPTTQDYDLWFKIFRVAPIHFDESILIKSRFHSEQGSKKISNHNEECNVLWSSFLHELTEEEMIKMEGSPYLFLTRTATFLSNNTPYKKACDLANTMAKQVLNDTKISVIIPVYNRINWAIEAIESVLIQTHKNFEILIIDDGSTDDISELTAICKKDKRIKYFHKKNEGPAAARNLGIKNAIGKYIAFLDSDDLFYKDKIEIQLKFMEENNFIFSHTSYQKINEKGKYIESVHSGLFSGNVFPQVIQTCPIAMPTVMGTLTLFQENLFPENIRSGEDCCLWISIASKNSIGGIDKELSKVRISGGTNTFMDPNKYSVGLINITSYVLNDSYLSKFSPFTINLLLAAVTQLRLLENKNEDYKKSNISFFKNNYVIQKIRTYCFVTKILILLTITSIRQEGIRATISRIQRWLKKHI; this is translated from the coding sequence ATGACAAATAGCAAAGATAAACCTCTAAATATTTATCATACTTTAGTTTCCATTATTATACCTGTCTATAATGGGGCTAATTATATGAAAGAAGCTATAAATAGTGCTTTAGCACAAACTTACAAAAATATTGAAATTATTGTTGTTAATGATGGTTCAAAAGATAATGGAGAGACAGAACGTGTAGCATTATCATATGGTGATAAAATACGCTATTTTCATAAAGAAAACGGAGGTTGCGGTTCGGCCTTAAATTACGGTATAAAACACATGCAAGGGGAATATTTTTCGTGGCTTAGCCATGATGATATATATTATCCTAATAAAATCGAGCATCAAGTTGAAATATTAAATAAATTAGATAATAAAGATACTATCATTTACGGTGGTTATGAATTAATCGATGAAAAAGGCAACTCTCTACGTTATATTAAACCGGATAGTGTGCTACCTATAAATAAACTTAATATTTCTTTATTACCTTTATTACGAGGATTAATACATGGTTGTTCGTTATTGATTCCTGCTAAATATTTTCATGAAGTCGGTATATTTAATGAGGCTTTACCGACAACGCAAGATTATGATTTATGGTTTAAAATTTTCCGTGTTGCTCCTATTCATTTTGACGAATCTATCCTAATTAAATCTCGTTTTCATTCAGAGCAAGGTAGTAAAAAAATATCAAATCATAACGAAGAATGTAATGTATTATGGTCATCGTTTCTTCACGAGTTAACAGAAGAAGAAATGATCAAAATGGAAGGTTCTCCTTATTTATTTTTAACTCGTACAGCTACTTTTTTATCCAATAATACTCCGTATAAAAAAGCCTGTGATTTAGCAAATACTATGGCTAAACAAGTACTAAATGATACTAAAATTAGTGTTATTATACCGGTATATAATAGAATAAATTGGGCAATTGAAGCTATAGAAAGTGTACTTATTCAAACACACAAAAATTTTGAGATACTTATAATAGATGATGGGTCGACTGATGATATATCAGAATTAACTGCAATATGCAAAAAAGATAAAAGAATAAAATATTTTCATAAAAAAAATGAAGGACCTGCTGCTGCACGTAACTTAGGTATTAAAAATGCTATAGGAAAATATATTGCTTTCCTTGATTCAGACGATTTATTTTATAAGGATAAAATAGAAATCCAATTAAAGTTTATGGAAGAAAATAATTTTATATTTTCTCATACTTCATATCAAAAAATAAATGAAAAAGGAAAATATATCGAATCTGTTCATTCCGGGCTTTTTAGTGGCAATGTTTTTCCTCAAGTCATACAAACTTGTCCAATAGCAATGCCGACAGTTATGGGCACTTTGACATTATTTCAAGAAAATTTATTTCCTGAAAATATAAGAAGCGGTGAAGATTGTTGTTTATGGATATCTATTGCTAGTAAAAACTCAATAGGCGGTATAGACAAAGAATTGTCTAAAGTACGAATTAGCGGTGGTACTAATACGTTTATGGACCCAAATAAATATTCAGTAGGTTTAATAAATATTACTTCTTATGTTCTTAATGATTCTTATTTAAGTAAATTTAGTCCGTTTACTATTAATTTGTTATTAGCAGCTGTTACACAATTAAGATTACTAGAAAATAAAAATGAAGACTATAAAAAAAGTAATATTTCTTTTTTCAAAAATAACTATGTAATTCAAAAAATACGAACCTATTGCTTTGTGACAAAAATTTTGATTTTATTAACTATTACTTCTATAAGGCAAGAAGGAATACGTGCAACAATCTCTAGAATACAGAGATGGCTTAAAAAGCATATATAA
- a CDS encoding class I SAM-dependent methyltransferase → MLEEIYNDGERLILRETYDVLEVMRHKSSYKIFKKIIEADILNSPLMLNQKIKILDIGCGTGHGTFMLSDILGVEITAIDISKESIIYAEQNCGASNIQYIKSDLVSFIKKAEEYDYIVSRHALEHIEDGLNLALNLKYKKRLIVNVPFNEQEGNIHHLVN, encoded by the coding sequence ATGTTAGAAGAAATTTATAATGATGGAGAAAGATTGATTCTTAGGGAAACTTATGATGTTTTAGAGGTAATGCGTCATAAAAGTAGCTATAAGATTTTTAAAAAAATTATAGAAGCCGATATACTTAATAGCCCATTAATGCTAAATCAAAAAATAAAAATTTTAGATATAGGTTGTGGAACGGGACACGGAACTTTCATGCTTAGTGATATATTAGGAGTAGAAATTACAGCAATAGATATCAGTAAAGAATCTATAATTTATGCTGAACAAAATTGTGGAGCATCTAATATACAATATATTAAATCTGATTTAGTTAGTTTTATTAAAAAGGCAGAAGAATATGATTATATTGTATCACGACATGCACTTGAGCATATTGAAGATGGGTTAAATCTAGCACTTAATCTTAAATATAAAAAACGATTAATAGTAAATGTACCTTTTAATGAACAGGAAGGGAATATACATCATTTAGTTAATTGA